In Silene latifolia isolate original U9 population chromosome X, ASM4854445v1, whole genome shotgun sequence, the following proteins share a genomic window:
- the LOC141618413 gene encoding uncharacterized protein LOC141618413, whose product MTVKPPLNYTKTQRIVLLIDLTPLIHLQNPQSYLKTLISAVQTLLSFPPLSLSLSSFKLFFSSLTPLFSSSTVAKILPFCPSYTPNFLSFNRSGETLIALSKTLEAISDLGRVSDLGSVSKVGNVSSSVTQVIHDYTWDLCGNDGVNSVSLEGLEDGVRSNLVVLFSPISRNFKGLCEYMGDDDMSNKWNDDGDAFCDEFRRVFGYVRDSFVRRDIHFSWVDVRYESGDDVCNQSCKLDVEYSRLLALFQNGVKGLGWGFCSSDSIVLGSALVPFGLIYPMIGVSSSVCCDIGDNKCKKISLNLEISDVSGKPLECKYCDLQLVDPKVLSRRRLDELSGSWEPKIGGGEICQQISGSSERLGTEVVKIDVKALYQHSELVNFEGQIYDMVLVQESLIESKRNKGESSRETFTDRVLDLLSSESGKSIKAKSPPLWQILLSFLYRRGYWALVALSNADGSVTMNILKPFTVHYALLCIPKNNAASQYNAQVGLNSLTLGQCSLDPKEKINGLEVGMDSGSGIVNDSRRKHRKHPLKYKDLSWSAFCKAAFEHCELELEEACFFGEHETSKKMKFLKCWMKQVVKNSSVFRCKFDLLKGQEKSDERLSKSQLESGQPLALTVGVNENNEPCHKEESKPSTSEAAEAFFNNLSERIQHGIESGVDLLAFAQRVVHSCIYWISQKLGPHTNENGEASVELSSESCSRGILVGEVIKILLVEPKSIAGKHKEDDLSCKAPDSNSTKVSSEHKIREYELQILFRMEILQSEFAVGIRVTTKRKLVKQVCSLLELIQCSMEDGFFGDFNLSDYVGKIICDRYKPNLGDIVHRIYEQMDLLLFDDEDESPNLLLNSEESNQSWKIGNSDQGSEPNQGSEPNSTEESFSGTSKDNDQTQRETHHERKLVEAQERRERALRLSSFTRRSMPELQRVWAPKPPKQSKSEYSRRSKRKSRRESYDMVCETPMSGAKKLVFPSECSVGDLDGTFTGTTKRALFQDDPFLPGASGSKL is encoded by the exons ATGACCGTTAAACCACCATTAAACTACACTAAAACACAGAGAATAGTCCTCTTAATTGATCTAACTCCATTAATCCACCTTCAAAATCCCCAATCTTACCTCAAAACCCTCATTTCCGCCGTCCAAACCCTACTCTCTTTCCCTCCGCTTTCGCTTTCACTCTCGTCTTTCAAACTCTTTTTCTCCTCTCTTACTCCTCTATTTTCTTCTTCAACAGTTGCTAAGATTTTACCATTTTGCCCCTCGTATACCCCCAATTTTCTGTCCTTCAATCGTTCCGGTGAAACCCTAATTGCCCTTTCAAAAACCCTTGAGGCGATTAGTGATCTGGGGAGGGTTTCTGATCTGGGTTCGGTATCGAAAGTTGGGAATGTGTCCAGCTCAGTTACACAG GTGATTCATGATTATACCTGGGATTTGTGTGGTAATGATGGTGTTAATTCCGTTAGTCTGGAGGGTTTAGAAGACGGTGTTAGGTCGAATTTGGTTGTTTTATTCTCGCCTATTAGTCGAAATTTTAAGGGATTATGTGAATATATGGGAGATGATGATATGAGTAATAAATGGAATGATGATGGTGATGCATTTTGTGACGAGTTTAGAAGGGTTTTTGGGTATGTGAGAGACAGTTTTGTTAGAAGGGATATTCATTTTAGTTGGGTTGATGTGAGATATGAATCGGGCGATGATGTCTGTAATCAAAGTTGCAAGCTTGATGTTGAGTACAGTAGGTTGCTTGCGTTGTTTCAAAATGGTGTCAAGGGTTTGGGTTGGGGGTTTTGCTCTAGTGATTCAATTGTTCTAGGTTCAGCCCTTGTTCCATTTGGGTTAATTTATCCAATGATTGGTGTATCATCTTCTGTTTGTTGTGATATTGGTGATAATAAATGTAAGAAGATATCGCTGAATCTTGAGATATCGGATGTGAGTGGAAAACCTTTGGAATGCAAGTATTGTGATCTTCAATTGGTTGATCCCAAGGTGTTGAGTAGGCGTAGGCTTGATGAACTTTCGGGTAGTTGGGAGCCCAAAATTGGTGGTGGAGAAATCTGTCAACAAATTAGTGGAAGTAGCGAGCGACTTGGTACTGAAGTGGTGAAGATTGATGTGAAAGCTCTATACCAACACAGTGAGCTCGTAAATTTTGAGGGGCAAATATATGATATGGTGTTAGTTCAAGAGTCGTTAATTGAatcaaagagaaataaaggagagTCATCTCGTGAGACGTTTACAGATAGAGTCCTTGACCTGCTATCTTCTGAAAGTGGCAAGTCTATAAAGGCGAAATCACCTCCTCTGTGGCAAATTCTTCTGAGCTTTCTGTATAGGAGAGGTTACTGGGCTTTAGTGGCGCTGTCAAATGCTGATGGCAGTGTGACTATGAATATCTTGAAGCCTTTTACTGTTCATTATGCTTTACTTTGTATCCCGAAAAATAATGCTGCCTCTCAGTATAATGCACAGGTTGGTCTAAATAGTCTTACATTGGGACAATGTAGCTTAGATCCAAAAGAAAAAATTAATGGACTTGAAGTTGGTATGGATTCTGGAAGCGGGATTGTAAATGACAGTAGAAGGAAACATAGGAAGCACCCGCTTAAGTATAAAGATCTCTCCTGGAGTGCTTTCTGCAAGGCAGCTTTTGAACATTGTGAGTTGGAGCTTGAGGAAGCTTGCTTTTTCGGTGAACATGAGACTTCAAAGAAGATGAAATTTCTGAAATGCTGGATGAAACAGGTTGTGAAAAACAGCTCAGTTTTTCGATGTAAATTTGATTTGCTAAAAGGTCAAGAAAAATCTGATGAGAGACTGTCCAAATCTCAACTAGAAAGTGGACAGCCCTTAGCTTTAACAGTTGGGGTAAATGAAAATAATGAACCTTGTCATAAAGAAGAAAGTAAACCTTCTACGTCTGAAGCTGCTGAAGCCTTCTTTAACAATCTGTCTGAGAGAATCCAACATGGGATTGAATCAGGAGTCGATTTGTTGGCTTTTGCACAGCGGGTTGTACATTCATGTATTTATTGGATTAGTCAAAAGTTAGGTCCACATACCAATGAAAATGGCGAAGCCTCCGTTGAATTATCAAGTGAGAGTTGTTCTCGGGGAATACTTGTAGGTGAGGTCATCAAAATCCTACTTGTCGAACCTAAAAGTATAGCAGGGAAGCACAAAGAGGACGACCTATCTTGTAAAGCTCCGGATTCAAATTCGACAAAAGTTTCCTCTGAACATAAAATCAGAGA ATATGAACTACAGATTTTGTTCAGGATGGAGATACTTCAATCAGAGTTTGCTGTTGGAATAAGAGTGACGACTAAGCGGAAATTAGTTAAGCAAGTTTGCTCCCTCTTAGAACTTATTCAATGTAGTATGGAGGATGGATTTTTCGGAGATTTTAACCTCAGTGATTATGTTGGAAAAATCATCTGTGATAG GTATAAGCCGAATCTAGGTGACATTGTTCATAGAATCTACGAACAAATGGATCTGTTGTTgtttgatgatgaagatgagtctcccaaccttttactcaacAGTGAAGAAAGCAATCAGTCATGGAAAATAGGAAATAGTGATCAAGGAAGCGAGCCCAATCAAGGAAGCGAGCCCAATTCTACAGAAGAATCGTTTTCTGGAACCTCCAAAGATAATGACCAAACCCAGAGAGAAACTCATCATGAACGTAAACTGGTCGAAGCTCAGGAGAGGAGAGAAAGAGCTTTAAGATTGTCGTCTTTTACAAGAAGGTCAATGCCAGAGTTGCAGAGAGTATGGGCCCCAAAGCCACCGAAACAATCCAAATCTGAATATTCCCGCAGGTCTAAGAGGAAGTCGCGTAGGGAAAGCTATGACATGGTATGTGAAACCCCAATGAGTGGGGCTAAGAAGCTGGTGTTCCCTTCAGAATGCAGTGTTGGTGATCTGGACGGTACGTTTACTGGTACTACCAAAAGGGCTTTGTTTCAAGATGACCCTTTTCTTCCTGGTGCTTCAGGATCTAAATTATGA